A portion of the Natronococcus sp. AD-5 genome contains these proteins:
- a CDS encoding non-histone chromosomal MC1 family protein, whose translation MVRDDGKRNFALRESSGDETSVFSGNTPRQAALKAARRLDPGSSEDDADRVELRLREKGTDKVHIYDGWAWEETAPDDKPDWMPNEITEANVSKKGIEHLEE comes from the coding sequence ATGGTACGTGACGACGGCAAGCGGAACTTCGCACTGCGCGAATCGAGCGGCGACGAGACGAGCGTGTTCTCGGGGAACACCCCCCGTCAGGCCGCCCTCAAGGCGGCTCGGCGACTCGATCCCGGCTCGAGCGAGGACGACGCCGATCGCGTCGAGCTCCGACTCCGAGAGAAGGGGACCGACAAGGTTCACATCTACGACGGCTGGGCCTGGGAGGAGACGGCTCCCGACGACAAACCCGACTGGATGCCAAACGAAATCACGGAGGCAAACGTCTCGAAGAAAGGAATCGAACACCTAGAGGAGTGA